The window tttgtctttctaggcatttcaaatggacacaacatacagatgtatgtagacttaCTTTAGAGTGTAATTCACTCATttcgctccgtatgtagtcacttgttgaaatctctagaaatacaaatatttgggaacggagggagtagccatCTATTAGTAGGGTTGTGTTTCATGAAGTGAGAGCAGATCCCTCTACCAGAATCTGTGCTGCCACTCATCTCCCATCCGATGGCCCAGGTTTCTTTCTTCTATTTTTCGCACCTGAAGCTCACATTCTATACTGGCCGCGCTACTCGGTGAGCTTGGTGCTACCTCACCAACTGTGTCTAGACTCTCGAGCTTGTCCCTGGTCAGTGCTAACAAGGAGCTGTCCCACGTTCTGGCTTATTAAGGTCACCTTCTTTGCCTCTCCGTGCATCGAGTATGGGCAGGGCATCTTCTGTTTGAACCAAGCCACCGGCAGCCCCTACCAAAGGCCGGTTTGCGGGGCTGCGCTTCGCGTACTGTTCGAGGAAAGGTTCAGCTTCAGTAAGATATGTCGAGGATGACGGTTGCGCGTCCCCACACTCCCGTCTGATGTACACAGCCCTGCCAACAGGTAAACCGATTGAATTAACAAAAACATTTGTAAGGATACATATGCtatggagagagggagggagattaGCAATGTACCATTCGTCCAACATTTTGGCAAGCTCTTTTTGCTTACTTGGTGATGTTCCCCAGATCTCCATTTGCCTATAAACACATTCGGCGACGTTAATATCAGGGGAAGCGCTTTTTGTGCCTTCAATACAAAAGCAGCGGAGTCACAATCGACAACTCGGCTACATCAATCGCACATATCTAGAGTCTTCAAGCATGAAACCACGACTTGCTCACTTGCCCAAGGAAATTTCCTTGCATTTCAAAGACATCTGTGTGGCCATGTATAGTAGAGGAGCAGCGGAAGAAAGCTGAAGCTTGAAAATTAGGTAAGATTGGCCTACACAACATACCTCAGGTAGTAAGTTCTGTAAGCAGATGTGCCTTCTTTGAAGAGGGTGGACAGGCCATTTCGAATTAAAAACGTCCTTATCTGTCAGGTAGAAATATAAGAAAGGTGTTAGAAGATACATATATTCAGCCAAGTTACAGTTGTAGGCCTCCCCCATGCACAAGAATAGAAAATCTAATTAAGAAAAGTAAGGTCCCCCATGCAGCATAGTATTCATATCTCAACAAGTGACCAACGAGCAAAGTGCCAAACGAAGCTGAAAACAATGGCAAAGTACCTTATAGGTCAGGAATTTTAGTTTAACCATCAAATTTGAATCCTCCTCAACCAGACCATCCTTAGTTGACGATCTTGAATTCGAAGCACCATTGGTATTTTCTGGTAAAGTGTTGCTGTCTTCGGAAAGTTCAGCAGCCTTGAACAGGTTTACATCAACAAAGAAACCTAACCATGAAACATAAGTCAGCCAAAGATGCGTCAGGACAGGTATTAATTGCAAGAGCTGGGAATTAGTTGTCAAAAGAGGTGAGAGTTTCTTGGAACAAAAGGTTCATCTTACCTCTGTACAGTGGCCACAACTCTTGATTTTTCCTACAAAGAAAAATGCAGGATTCGTTAGAGCTAATAAATATCTAAAAGAGAGCTAATGAGACACTTTCTCTATTTCATATTACAAGGTGGGCGTGGGAACTAAGAAGCCATTAATAGTATAGGAAAATGACCATGGTAGCCAGGAACTTATTTTCTAGGGAACCAGAGCAAATAGTTAGTATGTGTATTTAATCATAAATGGCAAAGGGAGATGAGAGATAAACGATGGGAAAATGTTACCTCATCTCTTGTTGATAACGTCTAAAAGCAGAATCCTTGTGGACATGGATAACCATCTTGTAATACAAGTTATCATTTGAAAGAGAATCAATTTTTTGGTAATTCCAGTAACATTTGAAAGCTGCAGGGAGATTTCTCTTCTTCATGAGACGGATCATCTCCTGTAACAGTCCAGAACAACAAGCTATTGACTTACTGACATTGCAGTTATCATGAATTTAAAATTGAAGTATATCTATTACAGTCAAGAAGTATCTATTGTTGGACAAGAGCCAATAACATCTGCTAACCTGTAATTTCTTTGTTGCATAGTCCATGGGATGTGCTTGCAAAAAATGAGTGACAACTGATCTATCAGCATTTCGAGATTGAGCGTCAAGACCACTGTTTCCAAACCAATCGCAGTGGTCTGAACACAATGATGACCCAGCATTTTCAAGAAGTGCTTTAATTTGCTGTCATGTAAAAGTAGAAGTTACAGAAAGGTAGAACCAATACAAAAGTTAAGACAAATCATGAAGGAGATGAGAATGCCACTTCACAACATTAAATATTACCTGCTTCTCATCCGACCTATTAGCAGCGTATATTTCTCGTAAACTTAGTCCTAAATCAGAGTCGCCTGCATATAATAGCACCTATCTGAATCAATGGAACATATAAAGTGTTCACAACTTCACAGCTCAGAACCATCAAACAATCTCAGAACATGCTTAAATGCATCAGAAAATCTTTGTTAGGATAGAAGCATAGTGTACTGATATTAAGGTTCCCAGATCTGTGACACCCATTTCCAGGAGTTAATGTTTACTCTTTTGTGTTAGTTTGAGCTTGAACCACCTATGATAGGCTGAGCTTAAAACCACCGGCTGAACATAAGTTCATACTCCATACTTTCATGTTTGCCGGAATCACTTCTTTTGTATTAGCTTATGCAGAATTGGTCAAGTGTGATCAACCTCTGTGATCTACAGTTCCAACCATGATATATCAATTGTTAATGATTAAAAATAGTTAAAATACATATAGTTGTGTGGGCACTTTTTTGGAAAATGGTGAATATCCGTATCTATATCGGACCATCAGGTCAAATATGTATTGACTATATGCATCAATGTCGCAAAGTTTACCATGCTCAGAGTCAGAAGCAGACTAGTGACTAACAGGAATAGCACTACCATATGGTATAATATAAAAACAAAAAAGGTTGCCTCGTTTTCTCAGATGAGAGGAAATTTTATTACTAAAGTTGTACCAGAGCTGCAACAATTAATTTGGATCGAAGGGAGTAggtaacttaaaaaatttaaagaAACTTAAAATGGAGATGAAAGCGTGGCCAAGGTCATTTATAAATAAACTGAAACCTTCTTAATCAACTCATATATTCACTCAAACAACAAGACAACTTCATTATAGCGTCTTACCTCCGTCTAATGAAGGTTGTTGAAAGTTCCTCAAAACTTCCATTTGAACTGAACTTTCGCGACTGACAATACGGGCAACCAGACCTTCAAGTATCTCACCTTGCACGATTACATGATCCTTTGACCCTAGAGCAGATAGTCAGTACTTCGATGGTGGGGAGAGATGAAAATATGCAGTTCAGTTTAGAGCAGCAGTAAAAGATAAAGAGTGTCAGGCAAAAAAAAAATTTCAAGATAGTCACCTCGCACAGATATATCAGCTATTTCACCAAGGACTTTGCAAACGGATGTGGCAGTCCCCTCTTCACACAAAGCATCGTAGGCAGCAAAGAATGAAGTGGCGGATTTCCTAATGGAGATGTAAACAGAAAGCACAATGATGTTATGAGCGGCCCCAGCGCCAAATGCATATGTACGTTCATCTGAGAGCGATACTTGCATGACATCAAACAGATGAATGGCATGAAAATATCTGCACAGTGACATAGACACAAAAAAACCTAGCTGTTAAACAATTTCTAGCAATAATGCAATATAGAAAGTGCACTGGAGAACTCCAATAGGCTATAATTCAAAGGATGCACATCCATGTAAAGAGTAGTTGATGATACACACGAGAACGAAACAAGAGTCAGTAACATTGGCTGATCATTGTATTCAAGCAACACTTACTGTGGAAACATAATAACACTGCATTTGTTTTCAAAACACTGCTCGATTGCAAAACATGAGATGCCAAAATCAAAAAGTGGTTAGGAGGTCTGCTGGTGCAACTACATGAGGTATCATTATTAAAGTCTTTCACCCTTTCTTATAGTCCCATTTAGACAAGTCAGCCAAACACTCTGGACAGAAAACTTTCCACATGAAGTTATCAGATGAGCACCTCGTGGAGAATAGCCAGACATGGTTTGTTGGTAGGCGCCATTTCCGACAAAATTCAATCAACTTTGGAGTAGAATAGAATTGAGGCTTGCCATGACCCAATTCTGTCACAGCTGTAATCACAGCTACAAAACCAAAATAGAATTGATAATGTGGAAATTGATGAACTGAAACAAATGCAGCAAGTGACTTCATAGTTCAGAAGGAAAATGAAAGAATAATGCAGCATTTATAGCCTGAATACAATATCAGAATGAACTAACGATGACAAACAAAGTATACACTGAGCACTATTTAGTCAAGAGAAAAATAGGCATACCATAATCATCCTTAGGCCTTTGCCCATGGTCTCCTAATACAGCCGTGACAAGTTCCATTGAAATGCTTATTCGGTTTTTCTAGAAGCACAAAACAGAGGCAAAATAAGAAATCTTAATGGAACTGCTGACAACAGAAGGCACAAAGCATAAAGTAAGCATATGCTTGATTGTGCTTAATTCCAACAAACTAGCTCCAACAATCAACTAAGCATCAAATCATTTTGTAATTTAACTGCTAGGCTTTAGATTTTATATTTGCTTATGTGAGTTTGTACTAATTAAGAAATATGCAAATTAAAGAGACTTTCAGACTAAAATATAAGTGCAAAAATATATATAAGAACAATATGTTTCCCCTAGTTGCATTCATACTGTATGCTAAAGAATTGGCGTGTAACAAGTAGTGAAAGGCTAACAGACACATGAACATGGAAAACAAAAGTCAACACATGAAATTCTTGACAAAAGCTGCATTGGATGTGGAATACCTCGAGACAATCATTGAATTCCGCTTGCATTTTAGGAGCTTCTCTCCCCCAAGCTTCACGAAACAAGCGACCCAAAACAAAAACGCCCACAGCAGTGTAGCTATAAGCAGAATTTGCCTTCAGTCAAAACACAGATAGCTCAAGAAATAAAATGCTGAGAAAAGAGCAGAACGTACATATTTCCAAAGCTGTTCTTGGCATATGCACCACCACGGTTACCAGCATACATGAACAAAGACCCTGAATGCTTGAGCGTAACCTGAAGAAAACAAAATATCTTAAGCAGGATAAACACTTCTTTTTAGGCAGCGGGGTAAACACATCAACCAATCAGTATAAGCTCTTTAGAACAGTTAACTAGAAGTGGGAAAATGACGAATTAGATATACCTCCATGGTAGCTAATCCTTGTGACACCATCTCAATCATCCGGGTTCTTGACTGCAATCACACAGATGATAGTTAATATCCCATTTAGGACCCCAAATGAGCGAGAACCCGCTGTTACTAAAATATGTACTGTATAGTCAGTTCATTAATATATGTTCATTAAGAACAATAAATATGATTGTATTGATCGAACCCATCAAGGTCTCTATCTACAACTATGTTAAGACTTACTGTAAAGGAAGAGAAANNNNNNNNNNNNNNNNNNNNNNNNNNNNNNNNNNNNNNNNNNNNNNNNNNNNNNNNNNNNNNNNNNNNNNNNNNNNNNNNNNNNNNNNNNNNNNNNNNNNNNNNNNNNNNNNNNNNNNNNNNNNNNNNNNNNNNNNNNNNNNNNNNNNNNNNNNNNNNNNNNNNNNNNNNNNNNNNNNNNNNNNNNNNNNNNNNNNNNNNNNNNNNNNNNNNNNNNNNNNNNNNNNNNNNNNNNNNNNNNNNNNNNNNNNNNNNNNNNNNNNNNNNNNNNNNNNNNNNNNNNNNNNNNNNNNNNNNNNNNNNNNNNNNNNNNNNNNNNNNNNNNNNNNNNNNNNNNNNNNNNNNNNNNNNNNNNNNNNNNNNNNNNNNNNNNNNNNNNNNNNNNNNNNNNNNNNNNNNNNNNNNNNNNNNNNNNNNNNNNNNNNNNNNNNNNNNNNNNNNNNNNNNCAACCATCCAGTGACTGAAAATACAGTGGACTGCATGGATGATTCAGAAACAGAACTCACATCGCCACAGAGCGACGGAAACCTAGAAAAGTGAGCAATACTTACTGATCTAAAAAAGTTAGAAACTAGGCCCCCGTTACTCTTTTAGCATTCCAAATCATACGAGGACAATCGCTGGAAAACagaatttatctattgatcagatTTACCAAACACAGTAATAGTAGAACTGTCACAAGTTAATTTTTCCAAACCAACTTAAAAACAAGCACACAGCATATCAACCACAGATGAGCCCAGTTGAAGTGTAGCAGGAGCATCAAGGCGGGCAGTCCCATAAGCACTAACTAATGTAATTAATTAAAGTTGGGTCGTCAAAGTAGTACTGACTAACGGAAACTGTGGAACTGCTAGCAGCAAACGACCATGAACACGCACCTCCTGGTCGGATTCCTCGTTCTCGAACTTGGGGTAGAAGGTGGCCCGGATCCGCGCCTCGGCGAAGGTGCTGCTGCTGTCTAGCGAGAACTCCTTGAACAGAGCGgagagctcgtcgccggcgccgccctgcTCGGCCGCGACCCCTGCGGTGTCCGTGCTGGGGGACGCAGGTTCCATCTTCTCCTCGATGCCCCCGGCGGCCGTGGACGAGGGGGCGGGGGTGGGAGCGGCCGTCTCCTGCGCCTGCTTGCCCTGCGAGGAGAGACGCCGACGAGGTTAGGATTCGGGGAGCCGGAGAGGAGAAGGGTCGAGAGGCGGCCTACGTGGTCTCGGCGAGGAGGCATTGCGAGGGGCGAGGGCGGGGGCGGAGGTGGAAGTCGGCGGGGAAAACGGCGCCGCCGGCGCGGGGCACGGCGTGTTCCGGCGGATTTGGCGGTGGGAGGACCTTCCGTTGACTGTTTTTTTTTTCATTCAGGCAAAAGGGGGCAGACAGGGATCGACGGGCTGCGAGAAAATCGGGTTGGGTTTGGGCTGTTGACCATAGCGAATAAGGCCCATTTCTGGGCACATCTACTGTCCATGACagcactccctccgtttctttttacttcgcacataagATTTGTTTCaaatcaaacttcataaagtttaacCAGATTTATATACAAAATTATCAACATCCACAATGCATgagatatacttcctccgttcctaaatataagtctttgtagagattgcactaggtggactacatacgaagcaaaatgaatgaatctaaacttaaaatgcatctatatacatctgtatgtggtttatagtggaatctctacaaagacttacatttaggaacggatggagtacaatATGAAAGTTGATTCAATGATGCATCTAATAGAATCAATTTTATGTTGTGAATGTTGACATTTTTTCCTATAACCTTAGTCAAAATTTACTATGTTTGAgtttagacaaatcttatatgcgaactaaaaaaaaCGGAGAGAGTACTACTACATACATACATTATATGCATAGCATACATAATATACAGTTTTTGCGCCCTGGCCTCTCGAAACTGATAATGCCTCTGAAAACAAAATTAAAACTATTGCATATAGATTATTTATGATTGTCATTAATAAGCAGTTCTATCATCATCTTTTTTTTTCAAAGACGATTTACTGGTTCTGGTGAAAACGACTCCAACAAAACCAACACAATATATATGATGATAACGATGAGCGGTTGAACTTCATCGGTAGAAAAAAATCACAACATTGTTCTTTATTTTGAAATTGCGCATCAGCTGGCGCATTAGCATGATCACTTGGAGCACGATAAAACTGATCAGGATGTATGGGATGGCAAAGGAGGATGGGCCGGCGTCGCCGATGCGCCTGGAGAAGAATATGTACTTTTTTTGCACGCATCCATGCATTGGTCCAATGAAATATAGCAGAAGTCGTTTAGTAAACAGCAGTCTAGACCACTCTTATGCACGCACAGTCCATGTGGTAAATTAATCTTCTCGTTGACTTGGTCATCCATGATTCGGCCTAtgggacaaaaaatatatattaaccGTTAATATCGACAAGTCTCCGTTGGTTACCAAACCGAATGACGATTATGGATCTAGCAAGGCGTATACACACCTAAATCGGAACATGAATAAACCACATACAACCTTTGTGGTAGTCCACGATCAACTTGAGAACAAGCTGCTAGCATTATTTGTAAAGACAAATATGCAGGAGTAGGGCATACTAGTTTGGAGAGACGACGGTTAAACTCGTTTTCATTTCTATCATTTTGATGCGATTAACTCAGGACGTGACTTACAATGTACATGGATAGAAAAGTACATCAGAAGCAGCAGCGAGAGCAGTGTTGATGCATTAGCAAGGCCGGTGTGCTTGTCCATCAAGATGATGCAATTGAAATTGCAAATTCTTCCTTGCGGAGTGTGTATGTATGTTTTCTGATCGAAGTACACTACAATGTGCTTGCTTTATCTACACATTGTTtccatatatatagacacacacatgagagagagtgtgtgagagagaaagaagcagagagagagagagagagcagaaaaTCAATTTAGGGATACAATACCCCACATCCAAGAGATATCTCTACCAATATATATCATTACTTAGAATACATTAATTGTAACCAATGTATATCCTTATATTACattaattattattttttcttAGACTATATtaattatatacatatatatatatatatatatatatatatatatatatatatataggaaaatacatcatatatatacacacacacgggCGGGGCTTTGTTGGGGCAGAcctgggccatggcccgcccaggatTTGGGCAAAAAGATTAGGAAGCAAGCCAACCACGTGTCCCTGCGTGGGCTATGGTCCAGGACTCCCGCTATTTCTTTTTGGTGGACGCCTGCTTTTGCACACTAGCCACTAGCCACTGTCAGCCTCTGCTACCTACGTCACACATAATTAGCCATTGTTAAGTTTGTCATGTTTTTCATGTCAAAAAAGAAATTGTCCTGTTTTTTTCCGCGAGAAAATATTATGATCAAATATGTTGACAAATTTTTTGAGCCGATttgttttgcaataaattagtattTTTTCTCTATATCAGTATTTGTTTCATATATGTATATGACACGCGCTACACCTCGACCAGATAATACGCGAATTGGTTCGGCCGCCTCAAAAGCTGTTGGATCTCATGCCCAATAGCCATCCGTGATATGAGCCGTGTCGGCTGAAATGCAACCTATCCTTTACAATATGACACATGTTGCATTCTAAGGTTTGCAACAGGACCTCTGTTGCGGTCACATTGCAAACACTCCTCGGTCTTCCAAACATTTTTTGATTGTTACAACGTGCCTTTAGACCCATGCAGCGACCACTCGTTTGCAATATAACGCATGTTGTGCTTGGGGATTTGTAACACGAGTCATGTTGCACTTGCATTGGAAATACTCCTCGGTCGTCTATGAGTCATGTCCGCAACATGCACATAGTGGGATTGGTTGTCTGGTCCCCCTTTCCTCTTCCCATCTCCATTCGTCATGCCGACTACCCCACCCACTGTGCTACGAACCGGGGGAGAACGTCAGCGACCACCGCTTGTTCCATCTCCGTCACAGCTGCTCATCGCAACATCCACCGTTGTCGTAGCATGCCATGTCAAAGCACCCCATCGCCCGCCGCTCTGCAATGGAGCACCGTGCGTGTGGTGGTGCTGCAGTGAATCATCGCCAGTGGCCATCCGGTGTTGCAATGGAGCTTCGACGAGGCAGTTGGTGCTATGATGGAGCACCGTTGCATGGTGGTGGCCCGCTGCAGCGAAGCTTCACCGGTGGCCATTGGGGTGCTACGATGGAGCATCGCCGTGCCAGTGTTGGCACTATAGTGAAACATCGCCGGCACCCGTCGGGTGCTGTGATGGAGCACAGATGGAAGGCGCTGCAGTGAGGCACCAACGGAGCACCGCAGGGTCAGCGACAGCGCTGCAGTGAAGCATCGTTGGCGGCGGCGGGTGCTGCGATGGAGCACCACCGTGCCAGTGCTGGTGCTGCAGTGAAGCGTCGCCAACGACCATCCGAGGGGCATCGTTGCGCTACCGGCAAGGGGCGCGGTGTTGCTTCCCACAGTGATCGGCGCTTCGATCGAGAGTAGGGGATGACTCGCGCAATGGCGTTGACCGAATCGAACGGGTGGCGAGAGTCGGATCTGATGTTCCAGAACTCGACTGATCCGTAGCCGCAATGCCCATGTTATGTGTCAGTCGGTTGTTGTTTGGCAAAGATCGCATGAGTCACAAGTTTTTGGATTGGTGCGCTCGAACAGCTCAGCACCGAGTCGCGAGACCTGGCGACACTCCTACCAGCTTCAACAACATTGGTGATGCTGCAATCCAGCCGCAACATCGATCATGTTGCAATCCGCCGCACATCGGTCATGCTGCAAAGTCGGTCCAAGCACCCAACTCCTTAGCCTCAAGGACGTCGCGGGCAACACCGCAACTTCGATAGTGCTACGGTGGCCTCCTTCCTGCAACAACCACACCTCGTGCAATGGGATGGGTTGCAGCTGCGGTGGAAAGGGTGGCAACATCTATCTTCTTCCCTATTTGGTTCGCCTCCTCTTGTCTCATATCTGAGATGGGATGAGGAAATGAATGAAACGAGATGCTTCTCGACGACGGAAAGGTGAGACATGGTGTGACCCGGGGTGCGACCCATAGGACACGTGGCCGACTGAAGCTACCCAACGCGAGCCGTTTTGGCCTCGGGTGGTTGCAGCATGGCCATGTGTGAGAGCAATCGGTACATTCACATGTAGGTTTGTTATGGTAGCTTCTCGCACAAAAAAAAGGTTTGTTACGATAGCTTGCCTTTTTTTCCCAACGGAACGCATGGGCTTGCTACAGGTAACGTGGTTACAACTAGTTGTAGCTGATTGGGGTACTCGTACTTGTTCCAAGCCATACGCACGAACGAGTTTTGTAGGCCTCCGTCGCCCACGTGATGTCTGATAAAGCTGCCTGGCGTCTTCAGCGCTAAAGACGGACAAATCTGAGCGGCCCGACTCCTGTGTATCGCACGGCGGATAGGGCGGCTTATCTTCGGCAGTTATCTACCGACTGACGGATAGCAGCCGCCAAAAAGATTAATACCTACGCTTCTTGTAGCCCAGTCAACAAGGCAGTGCTTATTTGGGCTATTGCCCTTCACTATCGATGATGATTCCAAGGGCCGGAAACCAACAGCGTACGATGAGAGCGTCCCTGTTTGTCGTAGCCATCAACCTCGTCCTCCTCCTTTCGCGACAGCGGCACAAGTCCCTGCTCGTTTGTGCTTAGCAGCGGGGCAATCCCACATGAGGCGACAGTGGCACAAGTACGGATCATGACATCTGTGAGCAGCTGCGCCCCCAACCAACCCCTCTCGGCCTCCCCGTTTAGATCTCGCGTCACACAACAGGGGGGGTTCCGAGAGCAGTGGCCGACGGTCTAGGCAATGAGCAATTGACCCCTGCATAATTTCCTTGCAATTGTGAGCCTGCACACATAGGTAATCTTGTCTCTTTTTTATCTGAATTTCTAGTTCACTATTGCATGCAGGCCAAAGACCTTATAGAAAAAGCAACTGAAAAACCAAGGAACAAGGGTAGTTGCACATTGGATTGTTGTGCTATCAATGAGCTGGCCCGCCCAGCTTTTTCttccaagctccgccactgcacacacacacgcacacacaaaccATCACTAAGGCGATAATTCTTATTGCTAGATTAATTTTTTGGGTGTGTGAGGAAAGAGACTTAATTAAAAAATCTCTAGCCCCACACTGAATTTCTTCAATACGCGTGACCCCCAAGAAAATCGAACATCTTCATCGCCCTCTCGTGTTTGCGACAGTTCACTATTTTTGAATATGATGAAGCCAAAAGAACTGTTAGCAGATCGTCGACAACTAGAGCCGATTAATTGTCAGAACTCTGTAGAAAACTACATCATGCTGTCAATGAACTAAATCGAAGAAACACTCGGGGGAAGCATACCAAGATCATCAAACCCTTGATCTAGATCAAAACATGTATCTACCAATAGAACTGCTCATGATGCCATAGTTGAGAAAcatagtagaaacaaaacaaaaatcgTCCTACGATCAaccaggaacactatgaagatgcaatAACAGTTTGGATCAAATCGTTACCGACTTCGAGTTGCAGCAGAAGAAGTCCAGTCGGTGTAGAGTGTACTTGGAGTCGCTCGAACCATAGGTGAACGATCCCTCGAATTGCCTACAAACagtctgttgacaccagattttggcacggccaaaacttaattaatatggcctcaaatgaagaagtgatctacataaaaaagtttcgtattgtcgatatgaacatctttgaagttttggCCATCGCCATCCGacctcatctcgaaggccgaagttgtgttcgaaataccgagattttgtattcagaacactatttggCTCATTACGCCCCCAGGACCGCatcgtatggaaaaatgatctacatggattgtcttcgtctcgtcgaaatgatcgattttgatataaaaatcatttcAATCCAAGTTCATAtgaaaaagttagagccatcggaatgcaGCTCTGCCAAGAGGCAGAAAATGGCGCGCCCCACAAGAcgccatgtctgatgggtagcgcgagtatagcctgttttgcgcgaggTAGCGCGAATAATAGCTTGTTTTGCACGAG is drawn from Triticum dicoccoides isolate Atlit2015 ecotype Zavitan chromosome 6B, WEW_v2.0, whole genome shotgun sequence and contains these coding sequences:
- the LOC119324481 gene encoding tRNA ligase 1-like, with the protein product MPPRRDHGKQAQETAAPTPAPSSTAAGGIEEKMEPASPSTDTAGVAAEQGGAGDELSALFKEFSLDSSSTFAEARIRATFYPKFENEESDQESRTRMIEMVSQGLATMEVTLKHSGSLFMYAGNRGGAYAKNSFGNIYTAVGVFVLGRLFREAWGREAPKMQAEFNDCLEKNRISISMELVTAVLGDHGQRPKDDYAVITAVTELGHGKPQFYSTPKLIEFCRKWRLPTNHVWLFSTRKSATSFFAAYDALCEEGTATSVCKVLGEIADISVRGSKDHVIVQGEILEGLVARIVSRESSVQMEVLRNFQQPSLDGGDSDLGLSLREIYAANRSDEKQQIKALLENAGSSLCSDHCDWFGNSGLDAQSRNADRSVVTHFLQAHPMDYATKKLQEMIRLMKKRNLPAAFKCYWNYQKIDSLSNDNLYYKMVIHVHKDSAFRRYQQEMRKNQELWPLYRGFFVDVNLFKAAELSEDSNTLPENTNGASNSRSSTKDGLVEEDSNLMVKLKFLTYKIRTFLIRNGLSTLFKEGTSAYRTYYLRQMEIWGTSPSKQKELAKMLDEWAVYIRRECGDAQPSSSTYLTEAEPFLEQYAKRSPANRPLVGAAGGLVQTEDALPILDARRGKEGDLNKPERGTAPC